One segment of Skermanella rosea DNA contains the following:
- a CDS encoding xanthine dehydrogenase family protein molybdopterin-binding subunit — translation MATTFQPRTRAVSRRSFLVTAGGLGIAVAFGSLPLPAVGATAARAAEGGFRPNAWVTIADDGTITIISPAVEMGQGIMTTLPLLVAEEMDADWDRVRIVQAPSDAETYGNPGFYGIQLTGGSESTRGYHALLRLTGAQTRMVLLAAAAGMLRVPVGELSTEPGRVVHPVSGRALDYGEIAANGPLPEPLPQVSEADLKPSDRWRYIGKRTIRRVDVPSKIDGTAVFGIDVQLPDMLYGAVLRAPVQGERPTAIDDTEARAVPGVTHIVPLSYGVGIIGETVEATRRAKELLQVAWSTGSRVRDYTSRHLLEAYRAIGRDLGRRGVPAHVAGDAQAAISGAATVIEVDYMSDHVSHATMEPMNATALVIGDRVEIWAPTQGPTGTQGFAAEVIGTMPDKVRVHTTLLGGGFGRKAERDFIVDAVSLARAAEGRPVKVIWSREDDMRHDKFRPLEAQHIQVGLDADGHILGWRHRIVADSVFARTMPELFDGKGGHDEVVTEGAHFNYAVPAHHVEYLRQESGLDIGFWFAVGVGYTRFAIECVVDEIAAARGIDPVALRLELLRDQPRACAVIETVARMADWTREREGRGIGLAYSDAFGSHCAQVAEVSLDRETGRIRVHKVWCAIDPGMAIQPLHIEAMMIVGITNGTGHALFEQINVVDGEVEESNFDTYRVIRMSEAPEIEVAVVPTPGSPVGGIGQAGLPPTGPAIANAIARLTGGVRLRHFPFLPDRVLAALEA, via the coding sequence ATGGCCACGACTTTTCAGCCTCGGACCCGCGCAGTGTCGCGGCGCAGCTTCCTCGTCACGGCCGGCGGCCTCGGGATCGCGGTCGCGTTCGGCAGCCTGCCGCTGCCTGCCGTCGGCGCTACGGCCGCCCGCGCCGCCGAGGGCGGCTTCCGCCCGAATGCCTGGGTGACGATCGCGGATGACGGAACGATCACCATCATCTCGCCGGCCGTCGAGATGGGCCAGGGCATCATGACCACGCTGCCGCTGCTCGTCGCCGAGGAAATGGACGCCGATTGGGACCGGGTGCGCATCGTCCAGGCTCCCTCCGACGCGGAGACCTATGGCAATCCGGGCTTCTACGGGATCCAGCTCACCGGTGGCAGCGAGTCCACGCGCGGGTATCACGCGCTGCTTCGACTGACCGGCGCCCAGACCCGCATGGTCCTGCTGGCGGCCGCGGCCGGCATGCTGCGCGTGCCGGTGGGCGAGCTCTCGACCGAACCCGGCAGGGTCGTGCATCCCGTCTCAGGCCGCGCGCTCGACTACGGTGAGATCGCCGCGAACGGACCGCTGCCGGAACCGCTCCCTCAGGTGAGCGAGGCGGATCTGAAGCCGAGCGACAGGTGGCGTTATATCGGGAAGCGCACGATCCGGCGCGTCGACGTGCCCTCGAAGATCGATGGAACCGCCGTGTTCGGTATCGACGTCCAGCTTCCGGACATGCTCTACGGAGCGGTGCTGCGGGCGCCGGTCCAGGGCGAACGGCCCACCGCCATCGACGATACCGAAGCCAGGGCGGTGCCGGGCGTGACCCATATCGTCCCGCTGTCCTATGGGGTCGGCATCATCGGCGAGACGGTCGAGGCGACCAGACGCGCGAAGGAGTTGCTTCAAGTTGCGTGGAGCACCGGGTCCCGGGTCCGCGACTACACCAGCCGGCACCTGCTCGAGGCGTATCGCGCCATCGGCCGCGATCTCGGACGCCGAGGCGTTCCCGCGCATGTTGCCGGCGACGCGCAGGCCGCCATCTCGGGGGCCGCGACGGTGATCGAGGTGGACTATATGAGCGACCATGTCTCCCACGCGACCATGGAGCCGATGAACGCCACGGCGCTCGTCATCGGCGACAGGGTGGAGATCTGGGCGCCGACCCAGGGACCGACGGGCACGCAGGGCTTCGCGGCCGAGGTGATCGGCACCATGCCCGACAAGGTCAGGGTGCACACGACCCTGCTCGGCGGCGGGTTCGGACGCAAGGCCGAGAGAGACTTCATCGTCGATGCGGTCTCGCTGGCGAGGGCCGCGGAGGGACGGCCGGTCAAGGTCATCTGGAGCCGCGAGGACGACATGCGGCACGACAAGTTCCGGCCGCTGGAGGCCCAGCACATACAGGTCGGGCTCGACGCCGACGGGCACATCCTCGGCTGGCGGCACCGCATCGTGGCTGACTCCGTGTTCGCCCGCACCATGCCGGAACTGTTCGATGGCAAGGGCGGTCACGACGAGGTCGTGACCGAAGGCGCTCATTTCAATTACGCGGTGCCGGCTCATCACGTCGAGTATCTGCGTCAGGAAAGCGGACTGGACATCGGGTTCTGGTTCGCGGTCGGGGTGGGCTACACGAGGTTCGCGATCGAATGCGTCGTCGACGAGATCGCAGCCGCCAGGGGCATCGACCCCGTCGCGCTCAGGCTGGAGCTCCTGAGAGACCAGCCCCGTGCGTGCGCGGTGATCGAGACCGTCGCCCGGATGGCGGACTGGACTCGGGAGCGCGAAGGCCGGGGAATCGGCCTGGCCTACTCCGACGCTTTCGGCTCGCATTGCGCTCAGGTCGCCGAGGTGTCGCTCGACCGGGAAACCGGACGGATCCGGGTGCACAAGGTCTGGTGCGCGATCGATCCTGGCATGGCGATCCAACCGCTCCATATCGAGGCCATGATGATCGTCGGCATAACGAACGGGACCGGCCATGCGCTGTTCGAGCAGATCAACGTCGTCGATGGCGAGGTGGAGGAGTCGAACTTCGACACCTACCGGGTGATCCGCATGTCCGAGGCGCCCGAGATCGAGGTCGCCGTGGTGCCCACGCCAGGAAGCCCGGTCGGCGGTATCGGCCAGGCCGGCCTTCCGCCCACCGGCCCGGCGATCGCCAATGCGATAGCCCGGCTGACCGGTGGCGTGAGGCTTCGGCATTTTCCGTTCCTGCCGGACCGCGTACTGGCGGCTCTCGAAGCCTGA
- a CDS encoding (2Fe-2S)-binding protein — protein MTAFIINGRAVDIAAGPETPLLWVIREHLKLTGTKYGCGIAQCGACTVHVDGEPVRSCVTWLEDVEGREVTTIEGLSPDAGHPLQKAWVAEQVPQCGYCQSGQIMQAAALLERTPVPTREQIIEHMDGNICRCGTYVRIIAAVERASREG, from the coding sequence ATGACGGCGTTCATCATCAATGGGCGCGCGGTGGATATCGCCGCCGGCCCCGAAACCCCGCTGCTGTGGGTCATCCGCGAACATCTCAAGCTCACCGGCACGAAGTACGGCTGCGGCATCGCGCAGTGCGGTGCCTGCACCGTCCATGTCGATGGGGAGCCCGTCCGCTCCTGCGTCACATGGCTTGAGGATGTCGAGGGACGCGAGGTCACGACCATCGAGGGCCTCTCGCCCGATGCCGGCCATCCGCTGCAGAAGGCCTGGGTCGCGGAGCAGGTGCCGCAGTGCGGCTATTGTCAGTCCGGGCAGATCATGCAGGCTGCCGCACTCCTCGAACGCACTCCCGTCCCCACCCGCGAGCAGATCATCGAGCACATGGACGGCAATATCTGCCGCTGCGGGACCTATGTCCGCATCATCGCCGCCGTCGAGCGCGCGTCGCGGGAGGGATGA
- a CDS encoding AraC family transcriptional regulator has product MDPLSDVLSLLKPRSYVSSGFDAGGDWSIQFSNQQNRMKCYAVVSGECWLSVDGVAEPVKLRSGECFVLPSGRNFRLASDTALTPVDSGKFFPPARPGGVVTVKGGGDFYLVGSRFAVSGRNSGSLLRMLPPVVRIRRGSEQAALRWSVERMREELREQRPGSSLIAQHLAHMMLVQALRLHLDDGPAGGVGWFFALADKQLGAAISAIHADPGYRWTLRELAERAGMSRSIFALRFKEAVGETAMDYLARWRMLLAGDRFENTADPVSVVALSLGYESESAFSTAFKRVMGCTPRQYGRDASLPRDPPDGTGPAQADRQGPAPPRVRGERGSVHSPMMRASRTEPKSP; this is encoded by the coding sequence ATGGATCCGCTGTCGGATGTATTGTCGCTGCTGAAGCCGCGAAGCTACGTGTCGTCGGGGTTCGATGCGGGAGGCGACTGGTCGATCCAGTTTTCCAACCAGCAGAATCGCATGAAGTGCTACGCCGTCGTGTCGGGCGAATGCTGGTTGTCCGTCGATGGCGTCGCCGAGCCGGTGAAGCTGAGATCGGGGGAGTGTTTCGTGCTGCCGAGCGGGCGGAATTTCCGCCTTGCCAGCGATACTGCCCTGACGCCTGTCGACTCCGGCAAGTTCTTTCCGCCGGCCCGCCCGGGCGGCGTCGTGACGGTCAAGGGCGGCGGCGATTTCTACCTCGTCGGCAGCCGCTTCGCCGTCAGCGGCAGGAACTCGGGCAGCCTCCTCAGGATGCTGCCGCCCGTCGTGCGGATCCGCAGGGGGTCGGAGCAGGCGGCGCTGCGCTGGTCGGTCGAGCGGATGCGGGAGGAGCTGCGCGAGCAGCGGCCGGGCAGTTCGCTCATTGCGCAGCACCTCGCGCACATGATGCTGGTCCAGGCCCTGCGGCTGCATCTCGACGACGGGCCCGCCGGCGGCGTCGGATGGTTCTTCGCCCTCGCGGACAAGCAGCTCGGCGCCGCGATTTCCGCCATCCACGCCGACCCCGGGTATCGCTGGACACTGAGGGAACTCGCCGAGCGTGCCGGCATGTCCCGCTCGATCTTCGCCCTGAGGTTCAAGGAAGCGGTTGGGGAGACGGCAATGGACTATCTGGCGCGCTGGCGCATGCTGCTCGCCGGTGACAGGTTCGAGAACACCGCCGACCCCGTGTCCGTCGTTGCCCTGTCGCTCGGCTACGAGTCCGAAAGCGCCTTCAGTACAGCCTTCAAGAGGGTCATGGGCTGCACGCCCAGGCAGTATGGCCGCGACGCGTCCCTGCCGCGCGATCCGCCCGACGGCACCGGTCCCGCCCAAGCCGATCGGCAGGGTCCGGCGCCGCCCCGTGTCCGCGGCGAGCGCGGGTCCGTTCATTCGCCGATGATGCGCGCCTCCCGCACAGAACCGAAGTCGCCGTGA
- a CDS encoding GFA family protein has product MFHQFRGGPFILKLSCHCGQVRIEFDRRPDYINECNCTLCSKAGVRWAYFHPSQVRVEGAASSYIREDKAEPGNEVRFCPRCGSTTHFTLTEGAVEKFGTAMMGVNMRLADESDLAGSELRYSGGRAWPGHGDFGSVREARIIGE; this is encoded by the coding sequence ATGTTCCACCAGTTTCGAGGAGGACCCTTCATACTGAAGCTCTCCTGCCACTGCGGCCAGGTCCGCATCGAGTTCGACAGGCGACCGGACTACATCAACGAGTGCAACTGTACCCTTTGCAGCAAAGCGGGCGTTCGCTGGGCCTATTTCCATCCATCCCAGGTCCGGGTCGAGGGAGCGGCGAGCAGTTACATCCGGGAGGACAAGGCGGAGCCGGGCAATGAAGTCCGATTCTGCCCCAGGTGCGGATCGACGACGCATTTCACGCTGACCGAAGGCGCCGTCGAAAAGTTCGGAACCGCCATGATGGGCGTCAACATGAGGCTCGCGGACGAGAGCGATCTTGCCGGAAGCGAGTTGCGCTATTCCGGCGGGCGAGCCTGGCCCGGTCACGGCGACTTCGGTTCTGTGCGGGAGGCGCGCATCATCGGCGAATGA
- a CDS encoding (2Fe-2S)-binding protein has protein sequence MITLTVNGSVIDLAAPDDKPLLWALREDLGILGAKYGCGVAQCGACRVLVDGRSSPSCAISLGEVAGASVITAEGLAGADGALSVVQRAWIDEQVPQCGFCQPGFLVAATALLARVPSPTDADIDEAITNICRCGTYPRIRRAIHRASAMLAEG, from the coding sequence ATGATAACCCTCACCGTCAACGGCTCGGTCATCGACCTCGCGGCGCCTGACGACAAGCCCCTCCTGTGGGCGCTGCGCGAGGACTTGGGCATCCTCGGCGCCAAGTACGGCTGCGGCGTCGCCCAATGCGGCGCCTGCCGCGTCCTCGTGGACGGTCGATCGTCGCCCTCCTGCGCGATTTCCCTCGGCGAGGTCGCGGGCGCGTCCGTGATCACGGCGGAAGGCCTCGCCGGCGCGGACGGCGCGCTGTCCGTCGTGCAGCGGGCCTGGATCGACGAACAGGTGCCCCAGTGCGGCTTCTGCCAGCCGGGCTTCCTAGTCGCCGCGACGGCCCTCCTGGCACGCGTACCCAGCCCCACCGACGCCGACATCGACGAGGCGATCACCAACATCTGCCGCTGCGGCACCTATCCGCGCATCCGCCGCGCGATCCATCGCGCCTCCGCCATGCTGGCCGAGGGGTAA
- a CDS encoding xanthine dehydrogenase family protein molybdopterin-binding subunit, whose translation MPRHLSRRTFLITGAVIAGTAATAAVAGVGYLSTIDVDGSAGYIDGDRAVLNAFVVIHPDGRVVVNVPRTEMGQGIHTGLAMLVAEELDLPFDGRITVEHPIEDLAAYANWALPLGTRPEEASGPAVWIGRRILGALRANATGGSSSMYGLWTPMRAAGAASRHMLVTVAAARLGVPAAELATRDGAVVHAGSGLAIPYADLALDAAAVSPPRIPALKSEADWRLIGTSQPRLDLPAKVRGAPVFGADVVLPDMLHASIRQAPVFGSSVVRVANMAEVRTQPGVVDVVVIDGESVAVIARSWWQAEQAAGRLDVEWTGTDADDVSSAGLSERMQALLDGGDAYENLAEGPGFPDGSPIILEAAYEAPLVAHACMEPMNATVLVRSDGTAEAWVPAQSPIALRWGVSRGAGRAGVDLSSVTCHILTNGGGFGRRTELDVSLQAAYLAALFPDRPVKLMWSREEDIGRGVFRSHAAGRLRAALGPDGLPVAYEAVVAAQSLLQSFRSRLMPIGDGGSPDGDFTTVQGLDKPYYGIAARRVASHHVPSHLPIGHWRSNGYSFNTFFAESFIDECAHLAGADPVDYRRALLRDSPRHLAVLERVAALARWGEPLPRGRGRGIAIEEAFRSIVAQVVEVTVATDGEITVDRVFCAIDVGIAVNPDAVIAQMEGSIFYGLTTALMSAITIENGAVVESNFHDFPMHRLHNAPDVAVEIMDSGELPGGAGEPGVVPVAPALANAIFDATGRRLRSLPLAATETVDEGRTRTVLPGSRA comes from the coding sequence ATGCCCCGCCACCTGTCACGACGCACCTTCCTCATCACCGGTGCCGTCATCGCCGGCACGGCCGCCACCGCCGCCGTCGCCGGCGTCGGCTATCTGTCCACGATCGATGTGGACGGATCCGCCGGTTACATCGACGGCGACCGCGCCGTCCTCAACGCATTCGTCGTGATCCACCCGGATGGCCGGGTGGTTGTCAACGTGCCGCGCACCGAGATGGGTCAGGGCATCCACACCGGGCTCGCCATGCTCGTCGCCGAGGAGTTGGACCTGCCGTTCGACGGGCGCATCACCGTCGAGCATCCAATCGAGGATCTCGCGGCGTACGCCAACTGGGCGCTGCCCCTCGGAACCCGTCCGGAGGAAGCGAGCGGGCCCGCCGTCTGGATCGGCCGGCGGATCCTCGGCGCCCTGCGTGCGAACGCGACCGGCGGTTCGTCGTCGATGTACGGCCTGTGGACGCCGATGCGTGCCGCGGGCGCCGCGTCGAGGCACATGCTGGTCACGGTGGCAGCCGCGCGGCTCGGCGTGCCGGCGGCCGAGCTTGCGACCCGGGATGGCGCCGTCGTTCACGCGGGCTCGGGACTGGCGATCCCCTATGCCGATCTCGCGCTCGACGCGGCCGCCGTTTCCCCGCCCCGGATCCCGGCGCTCAAGTCCGAAGCGGACTGGCGGCTGATCGGCACGTCCCAGCCTCGCCTGGACCTGCCGGCGAAAGTCCGGGGAGCCCCGGTGTTCGGCGCCGATGTGGTGCTGCCGGACATGCTGCACGCGTCGATCCGCCAGGCGCCGGTGTTCGGAAGCAGTGTCGTCCGGGTCGCCAACATGGCGGAAGTCCGCACGCAGCCGGGTGTTGTCGACGTCGTCGTGATCGATGGCGAGAGCGTGGCGGTGATCGCCCGATCCTGGTGGCAGGCCGAACAGGCTGCCGGCCGGCTCGATGTTGAATGGACCGGGACGGACGCGGACGATGTCTCCAGCGCCGGTCTGTCGGAACGGATGCAGGCGCTGCTCGACGGCGGCGATGCCTACGAGAACCTTGCGGAAGGTCCCGGCTTTCCTGACGGCTCGCCGATCATCCTCGAAGCGGCCTACGAGGCGCCGCTCGTCGCCCACGCCTGCATGGAGCCGATGAACGCGACCGTCCTCGTCCGAAGCGATGGAACGGCTGAAGCATGGGTTCCGGCGCAATCTCCGATAGCTCTACGCTGGGGTGTCTCGAGGGGCGCGGGCCGGGCCGGCGTCGATCTGTCGTCCGTCACCTGCCATATCCTGACGAACGGGGGCGGCTTCGGTCGCCGGACCGAACTGGACGTTTCGCTGCAGGCGGCGTATCTGGCGGCGCTCTTCCCGGACCGGCCCGTGAAACTGATGTGGTCGCGCGAAGAGGATATCGGCCGTGGCGTCTTCCGCAGCCATGCCGCCGGGCGCCTGCGTGCCGCCCTGGGACCGGACGGCCTGCCGGTCGCCTATGAGGCGGTCGTTGCGGCACAGTCCCTCCTCCAGTCCTTCCGGAGCCGCTTGATGCCCATCGGCGACGGCGGCAGCCCCGACGGCGACTTCACAACCGTCCAAGGGTTGGACAAGCCCTATTACGGCATCGCGGCGCGGCGCGTGGCTTCCCATCACGTTCCTTCTCACCTCCCGATCGGCCACTGGCGTTCCAACGGATACTCTTTCAACACCTTCTTCGCCGAATCCTTCATCGACGAATGCGCGCATCTGGCCGGGGCGGATCCCGTGGATTACCGCCGCGCCCTGCTTCGCGACAGCCCCCGCCATCTCGCCGTGCTCGAGCGCGTCGCTGCGTTGGCCCGCTGGGGCGAACCGCTGCCCCGGGGCCGGGGGCGCGGGATCGCCATCGAGGAAGCGTTCAGGAGCATCGTGGCCCAGGTCGTCGAGGTCACCGTGGCCACGGACGGCGAGATCACTGTCGATCGGGTCTTCTGCGCAATCGACGTCGGCATCGCGGTGAATCCGGACGCGGTGATCGCGCAGATGGAGGGCAGCATCTTCTACGGACTCACCACCGCCTTGATGAGCGCGATCACGATCGAGAACGGCGCGGTGGTGGAATCGAATTTCCACGACTTTCCCATGCACCGCCTGCACAACGCACCGGACGTCGCCGTCGAGATCATGGACAGCGGCGAGCTCCCTGGCGGTGCGGGAGAGCCGGGCGTCGTCCCGGTCGCTCCCGCCCTTGCCAACGCGATCTTCGACGCCACCGGCCGGCGTCTGCGCTCGCTGCCGCTTGCGGCCACCGAAACCGTCGATGAGGGGCGTACCCGCACGGTTCTGCCGGGGAGCCGGGCATGA